The window GGCCGATCCCTTTGTCGTTGGCGTGGGTAAAGACCCTGTCCCACTGGTCCAGTTTCGAGACGTCAATTCGGAGCCGCTCTGTCGGACTAATCCACGGCCAGGTGTCGCCGCCATCGCCGCAGATTCGTGCGTGACAGCCCTTGGGGTTGGCCGACGCAATCGTGTCATCGGCACCGATGTTGAAAGTCAGAAAGTAGATGCTGTTAAGGCCTTGGCTGGCCAAGTAGTTGACGGCACCGATGATCCCTTTCCCCTTGCCATCCTGCCAAGTCGGATCGCCTGGCTTAAAGTGCTTTTGATGCGGTGCGTAGCGGTGTAGGCCATCGACGAGGCCAGCATTGAAGCCGTTGTTTTTCAGGTCCCGCGTTTGATCGAACTCGTGGTACGCCAGGAAATTCTCCGGACTTCCTTCTCCAATTTTGACGTAGGGCTTACTGCTACCCGCGTACTTCAAGACGTGTGAACCGTCGTAGACGACGCGGCCTCGTTCCGCCGCGCGGAGGTCCGGCTCGACTTTGTCGGACACTTCCACCACGAACGAGCCCTGGGTTCCATCGAGCGGCGACCAAGGTTCGGAGTCCGCGTTGTCGCTGTCCAGCTTCAATGCGACGCCTTGACCAGTGCGGAAGGAAACCGAGTAGTTCCAGTCACCAATTTCGTCGGGACGAAAGTGCACACGCCACTTATTGCCCGCGCTCGCTGAACTGTTGGCCGCATCCCCATCGGCGGCAAAGTACCCGGGCACGACGAACTGTTTGTTGCCTTTCGAGAAGGTGACCGACAAACGGTAGTCCAAAAATGGGTTGTCTTCGCCTGCCTCGCTGACGTCCGGCCCGTCAAAGGTCAGTGTCATCTTGTGCCACGTCTTCTGCTCGCCACTTAGTTGGGCAGCATTTCCCGAGTTCGTCAGACTGAGGACAAGCAAAAAGAATGCCACGATGAGATATCGAATTCCTGACACGAAAGTTGTCTCCATGGAGTTGGTGATGGTAAGGCCAGTTGCGAACTGGAAGCGATGGGTGATTTCAGGCAACATAGATCTAGTCATTGCTCGCCTTGGCCTGCTGTATGATCCACGAGCACCCGAATGTGATCCGGGTTGAAATCGACGTTGAGTTCAAAATTGAGTCGATGTCCGTCGGCGCTGATCGCAATCCGATCGGCGGGAGCTTTCGCGATGCCGGACGCTCGGTCTTCAAGTGATCGCCTCCGCCAGGAATCGTAATCAACGTCGGGACGTCCAAAGATTCGCTCGGAGAGTTCGAGCCGTTTTCCCCGGACGCTTACTGCTGCGATCGGCTTCTCAAACGTGATGGAACCCGAAAGCGACCGATAGGTGGACCGATCTTTTGTCTTCGGCCGAAACACCAGCAAATAGCTGCTCAGTACACGACCAGCTGGAACCACAGGCACATCGGAGTCTTGCTCGAATTTTGGCCATGTAACCGCCTGCTTGGCATCCGGATCGCGTGCCAAATCAACCGCCATGGGGGCGGTCAACGTCAGATTCAAACGTTCGGGAAACAAGAACAATCGGTCATCACTGGCAAGAGCCGCGAGCTTGAAACCAGTCTGCGGTGGCACGAAGTCAATGAGATGGGAAACGCTGTCGATTCCAACGGTCAACGGCCATAGCTGAGCATAAGGCTCTGAATCAAACTCGATCGAATTGGCCGTCGAAGCGTCGCGGGAAATCGTAACGGCTTCGCCCTCGGAAATGGTCTTCGTCGACCGCTCGGGAGGTCGCTGTGAGTCCAATCTTGACTCGGTGGGGCGAAGCTCCAGTTCCAGGCTTCCGTCAAAGACAGATAGTTCGACGTCTTTCCTTGCCGCTGCATAGACGCCAAACGCGGTTCCCGGATCACGAATCCCAAGGTTTCCCACCTGGACGGTCAGTCCGTTTGTTTCATTGGGGGACCATGCCGCCATCCGACCGTGGATCAGATCGATTTGTTGCTGGTCAAGAATCTTAAACGCTGAAGGACCTTCCAATGAGACGATTCCGCCACCCGCCATCTGCAGGCGGACCGAACCACTGGTCAGGTGATAGCTGGTACGCGTTTTTAAGTCGACACCCGCGACAGGAGCTCCCGCGTTTGCACTGGACCAAGTTGCGTTGTCGGAGTAGGTAATCCTTGCCGACGATGAAGCCAGGCGAATTGGCTCGGTCAGTTCGGGGCGTTGCTGTCCTTGCTCTGGCACACTGGCCCACGTGATGACCAACGCAATCGCGACGGTGATGCCAATCCAAATCGATTTTCGCGTCGTCGGATGGCTGAGCCAGTTGCGTTGCGGAAGGACAACCACTCGATCGCATGAACCACCATGGAGGTTGATCTGTCGCTTCATCAGTCGGGCAATCTCGGCTGATTGCTTTTCGATCCGAAGATAGATTAATCGTTTACGTTCATCGGTTCGAAGCTGCGATTCAAATGCATTGATCTCTTCTTGCGTCATCGCTCCGGCCTGGAACCGAACAACCTGTCTTTCAAACTCATCAACTTGGCTTGGTTTCTTTTGCATCATGGCTCCATTCTCAGTCGTTGCCCGACGCAGTCTCGCAGTGCACGATGAATGCGTGTGATGGCCTGGTACGCCGAGTCCACCTTCGTTCCCATGAACTCGGCAATCTCTTCTCCGCTTCGATTCTCCTGATAACGCATCGCCATTATTTTTTGACTCTTCGCCGGCAGGTGTTCAAGGCATCCGTTGAGCGCCTCGGATCGGTAGTCTCCGGCTGTGTTCGTCTTCGCCCACTCGCCTTCCATGGTGGCAAGCATTTCTGGCGAAAGTCCAACGTAGCGTCCCTCCTTGGATCGAATAAGGGTGATGGCGTGGTTTCGGGAGCTCGTGCGGAACCAATTGGAAAGGTGTTCAAGCGAATCAAAGTGATCGCATTGGGAAACCGCCTTCACACACACGTCCTGAAACACGTCCTCCGCAAGATGGTAATTGTGGGTCACTGCGTACGCATAGGCGGTCAGCGACGCCTGCTCGTGAAGCAGATGTTTGGTGACTTGTTCGGGAGTTAAGTTTTGGAAATCGCTCATCTTGCCTAACATACGCCCCAGATTCCCGCATTCTCGACAGAGTTCCGTTGGAATTTCAGTAAATTCTTATTTTTGTGTCGAGATCATACAGTATGCCTTTTAGTGCGTCGCCTTCGCGACGCCCGACTTCTTCTAACGAACAATCCATTACGACAACCATTCACGATAAGGGGTACTCATTCGTTAATGAGAAGCTTCCGCTCGTATGGTGTCGACTTCTTTTTCCACGTCCTTGGACAATGCCTGCCAATCGAGTGTGCGGGCGCGGGCCAGGACTTGAGGGCGGTATTGACTGCTACAAAGCTTGGCATAGCGCTGCCAACTCCACGCCTCGTTCCGGTTGGTGGTGCAGCCCACGAAGTTGACACAGCGATTTTTCAGTTCCATAACAAAGAGCAGGTAGAAAGTTGTCAGGCCACTCTTGGTCCAGACTTCTACTGTCGTGAAGTCGATGGATGCCATCACGTCCCAGTGTGCCTTCAGGAATGTCTCCCATGATGCTGTGCGTTTGCGGTCCGGTGCCGGCTCAATGCCGTGGGCTTTGAGAATGGTTGCCGATGGTGGAGTCGCAGAGGTGGTAGCCGACGTTTGATAGCGCACCGCTGATACGGTCGTAGCCCCATGTAGGATTCTCTTTGGCGAACTTGATGGTCAAATCTACGATCACTTGGCGGATCCTTGGCCGATCAGATTTCTTTTTTTTTTCGGTTGGAGTAGTCCCACTTACTGGCTACCAACTGACGGTGCCAACGCAAGATGGTATCCGGCGTGAATAGGGTCCCAACCTGCTTGAGTGGTTTTTCTCCCTTTTGCTGTCCTTCCTTTCGTTCGGCGGAGCGATAGGTGGCATTCTTCCCCTGCTCAGACCAAGCCAGATCGATGCCCCGCTTTGCGTCGGAAGTGTGGTAGCCCGTTTTCGAGTTGTTCGAAGTGAAGTAGCCCGCTTGCCGCATCAAATGGGGGAAACGGTAATTCTCGACGGGAACGGTACAGTTCGAGCGATACAGATCGGTTCCAAACATCGTCGCACGATTGAGGATAATGGTCGATCGAGCGGGTGAGCAATGAAGAGCTACTAAAGACGCGTTCGAAAGTGAGCCCAATTAAATGGATGTGAACGTGAAATGGGTTCGGGCTATCGTACTCGAAGCTCGCAATCGCACAGAGGCTCGCACTGTTGCTGAATAGTGCGTTTAATATCACCATGAAAGTGCCTATTTTTTGCGACATTGCATCGCCTTTTAGTCGCGGGCGAAGTTCTTCTGATAAGATAGGCAGCCATCTTGGGATCAATCTTGTATCATCGAATTCCCGTCGCTCCTCATTTTCTTCTCGTTCCTCCGCAAATCAGTTGAATGAAATGCACAAAACGCGATTCGTTATTCAAATCCGAATGGTGATTCTCACAGCCGTTGGCTGGCTGAGTCTGTGCAGTTTGGTTGCTGCCGACCAGCCTGAGTTGAGCGACAAGTTTCGTGAGCCGCCCGCCTCGGCACGTCCGCGAACATGGATGCATGCGATGAGCGGGAACATGAGCAAGGCCGGGCTGACCAAAGACTTGGAAGCCATGGCGGATGCAGGCATTGGCGGGATCATCCTGTTTAATGTCACGCACACGATTCCCAAGGGGAACGTGATCTTCCATTCCGACAGGCACACGGAGCTTACCTGTCACGCGGCCAGGGAATGCGAGCGTTTGGGACTGAGTTTTGGCATGCATAATTGCGATGGTTGGACGTCGAGTGGTGGGCCGTGGGTGACGCCTGAGATTTCGATGAAACAGGTGGTCCACCGCATGCGAGTTGTGAAGGGCGGAGCACGCGTTGAATTCGACTTGCCGCAGCCAACGGCTCGACATGACTTCTACCGTGACATTGCCGTGCTGGCCTACCCGGCTTTGGCTTCGGAGTTGGCCGATGCACGCGTCACTCGCCTCGTGACCAGTTCCGATCCGCAGTTCGACGTGGCGTTAGCCACCGACGGTCGGATCGACCGACGGAGCAAGCTCGACGCGTCGCCGCAACGCCCCGGCTGGGTGCAGTTTGACTTCGGTCGTCCGCATGCGATTCGTTCGGTCTTCATGAACATGGAAAAGGCGATCGCGCCCAAGGGTGACACTTGGCTGGAAACATCCGACGACGGCGAAGATTTCCGCAAGATCGGTGAACTCAAGCTCCAACGTCAAGGGAAACGCGAACATGGCTTTGACGATGTGTTTCCCGCTGGCATCACGGCACGTTTCTTTCGCGTCATCACGGAAATTCCGTTTGAGATTTCCGAGATCGAACTCAGCGCCACGCACCGCATAGGAAAACCGCTCGCTCGAACATCACTTTACCGTCTTGAAGACCACCGCCTGCCCGACATCGGTGCGTCTGAACCGGGCATGGTCATCGATCCGAGCGCGATCATCGATCTCAGTGAAGAGATGGATGATGCCGGCAAGCTCACCACGACGCTGCCGCCGGGTGATTGGACAATCATGCGTTTCGGCTACACGGTCACCGGTGCGGTCAACAGCCCTGCGTCCGACGAGGGACGCGGCTTGGAAGTGGACAAGATGAATCGTGCCGCTTTGGATGTCCATTACGACTCCTACGTGGGAAAGGTCATTCGAGCTTGCAAGGACATCGCTCCTGGCGCGCTGCAATACATGGAAATCGACAGCTACGAAGTGGGCGGACAGAACTGGACGCGGGGTTACGAAGATCAGTTCCAACAGGCCCACGGTTATGAGCTGATTCCTTTCCTGCCGCTGTACGCGGGACGCTTTGTCGACAGCGCCGAGACGTCCGACGATGTGTGTTGGGACATTCGTCGCTTCAACAGCAAGTTGATGACAGACAATTACTTTGGTCACTTCACGGAGCGGTGTCACCAAGACGGTTTGATCAGTTACATCGAGCCATACAGTTTTAACGCGGCCTTCAACGAGTTGGACGCTGCTCGCCATGCAGACATTCCGATGGGCGAGTTCTGGATGCATCAGCGTTTCCAAACCGAAACGGCCGTGTCCGGTGGTCGGATCTATGGCAAGAAAGTCATTTCGTCAGAATCCTTCGCAGCCAACTCTGACTTGAATTGGAAAGGCCATCCTGGCTTGATGAAACTGACGGGTGATCGGGCATGGACCTTGGGAATCAACGAGTTCATGTTCCATCGGTTTGCTCATCAGGCCAACACCCATGTGACGCCAGGCATGACGATGGCGATTTGGGGATCACACATTGATCGCACGCAAACCTGGTGGAGCAACATGGGCAAAGCGTGGCTTCAATACATCGCGCGGGGTTCGTATTTGCTACGACAGGGCAATCCGGTGTCCGACTTGTTGGTCTTTGTTGGCGACGGCGCGTCTAGCTCAACAGTAACGCGGAGTTCGTTCAAGCCCGCCATCCCGGCGGCGGTCAATTTTGATTGCATCAGTACGCATGCTCTGGTTCATCGCGTCAAGGCAAAGGAAGGAAAATCGCTGTTGCCGGACGGAACCATGTATCAAATGCTTGTCCTGCACAATACGGACACTCTTAGCCTCTCGTCTCTCAAGAAGATTGCCGACTTATCCGAGCAGGGGGTCGTTGTCGTCGGGAAGCGACCACAAAGAATGGGTGGGCACGCCGTCAATATTTCGGCTCGCGAGGAATTCGCTCGACTGTGTTCTGAAGTCTGGCAACGCGAAACGACCTACGAAGATTACGATTGGTCACGCATCTATCGCGAGCAGAACCTGCGTTTTGATTTGGTCATTGGCGAACGAACCGACATCACCTACATCCATCGCCGAACGACTGACGCCGATATTTACTTTTTCTTTAATCCCGACTCTTCGCAGCGAACATTCGATTGTCAGTTCAACGTCCGCGGAAGGATTCCCGAGCAGTGGGATCCCGCGACGGGACAGATTCGCAAGTTGGGGCAGTTTTCACAAGCACAAGAAACGACACGCGTTCCCGTGACTCTTGATCCGGAGGGCTCCGCTTTCATCGTCTTTCGAGAGAGCACTGAAGGCGTTGATCCAGTGGTCTCGATGACAGGGGACATTGCGCCGATGTGCAATGTTCGTCTGACTCGCGAGCATCGGCCTGAATTGGTTGCTTCCAAGAACGGAATGCTCTCCGTTGAAATGCGATCAGGTCGACGGGTCAATCTAGTCGTCAAGAATATCGACGAGCCGATTGTCGTAGACGGTCCTTGGCAGGTGAGCTTTGAACAGCATTACGGGTACGACGCCACCCTCGTCTTTCCTAGTTTGCTCGATTGGAAAGACCACCTTTCCAACGAAGTCAAGCATTACTCCGGCACTGCGACCTATCAAACAAGTTTTTCGATTGAGCCTGAAATGATTGCTCCAGATCATTCGTTGGAGCTCGATTTGGGTCGAGTGGAAGTGTCCGCGGGAGTTCGCGTCAACGGTAAAGAATACGGTGTACTGTGGAAATCGCCTTATCGCGTCGACATCAGCGATGCCATCATGCCGGGCGAGAATCAGTTAACAGTCGAGGTCACCAATCTCTGGATCAATCGCCTTGTCGGAGACGCAAAGCTTCCTGACACGAGCGGTTACGACGTCAGGCAGCCGCTGATGCCTGACTGGTACAGCAACAATCAAAAGCCACCGGACAGTCAGCGTTTGACGTTTACGACATATCCGCACGTAAAGGCATCCGATTCGCTTGTGCCGTCGGGGCTGATCGGGCCGGTTCGCCTTTTCACAAAGAAAACCAACGCGTTGGATTAAGCCGCACAAAGCAGCTCTCCGAATCTGTCATCAGGAAATTGCAAATGTATCTTCATCGCATTTTTCAACTCGCCATCGTGGTGGGAACCCTGTGCCTATGCTCATCTCCGAGTTGCTTGGCCAACGAAAAACCATGGGGTCTCCAGTGCGAGTGGGAGACGAAGCCTCTGAATGTTGAAAACGGTACTCCGAGGCTGTCGTGGAAATCCGAAGTTGCCCGTCAAACGGCCTATCAGATTCAAGTGGCATCCAGTGCAGAGAAGCTCGAAGCAAACTCAGGCGATCATTGGGACAGCGGAAAGGTGAATCGATCCGAGTCGGTTTGCATTGAATACCGGGGAAGCCCGCTTTCATCGCGTCAGGTTTGCCATTGGCGCGTCCGTGTTTGGAGTGATGCTCAGACGGAAGCCGGACCGTGGAGCGAAGTCGCAACCTGGGAGATGGGCCTGCTGCAACCAAGCGACTGGCAAGCAAAATGGATTCGTGCTGGCGAGCTCAACCCGGCGAAGGAGACGCCCGCGCTCAGGCACTGGTACGTGCTGGCGGGACACACACTGGACAAGAACGACCAGCCAACTCGCGTTGGCGAAGAACGGCTGAGAAAGATGGTGCCCGCGACTTGGTTTCGCAAGTCGTTTGAGGTGACTCAGCCGATCGCAAAAGCGAGGCTTTACAGCACTGCCGCCGGATATGTCGAAGTGTTTCTCGACGGCGAACCCATCAGTGACCGGATCATGAATCCGGGACAGACCGATTTTGATCGTCGGATTCTTTATGACGTTGATGCGGTGGAAGATCGATTAACGCCAAGCGACCACGTGCTGACCGCACATCTGGGGCAAGGTTTCTACGGTCAGAACGCCGGGTTTGGAACCAAGTTCGACTACGGTGATCCTCAAGTCTTGCTGCAATTGGAAATCACGTACGCCGACGGAACTCGGCAAACCATCGCCACCGATACGACGTGGTTGACCCTCCCATCATCGGTCATCAAGAACAACGTGTATGCGGGAGAGTTCAAGGACTCGAGCTTCGAGAAAGACCAATGGATTCACGCAATCGAATCCTCGGAGGTCCCCACACAGAAGCTTGAGGCACAACGACAACCGGCTGTTCGCGTGGTCCGGGATCTCAAGCCGGTCGCGATCCTGGAGCCGAAACCCGGAGTCTATGTTTACGATTTTGGACAGAACTTCACGGGTGTCGTCACACTTGATATGCGTGACGCGCCTTTGCCGGCGCGAACCGGTGTCTTCTTGCGGTACGCCGAGTGGGCCGATAAGAACGGCAGCATCGATCAGAGCAGTGACGGTTCTTTTGCCACCGGTATTCATCAAGTGGATGCGTTCGTCACGGGCGATCGTGAAGCGAATCTTTACACCCCCGCATTTACCTGGCATGGGTTCCGCTATGTCGAAGTCACGGGCATTCCCAGCGGCGAATCATTACCATCGCCACAATGGATGGATCGAAAGCCGTCGCTCGAGATGCTGACCGGGCATTTGGTGCGCAGCGGGGTGGCGACGCGGGGCAAGTTTGAATGCTCGGATCCCCATTTGAATCGCGTGCACGAGACCGCGCTTTGGACTTACGAATCCAATCTGATTAGCCTGCCATCGGACTGTCCGATTCGTGAACGTTGCGGTTGGACCGGCGACGCGCACGCAACTCTGACGATGTCAAATCTTAACTTTGATATGGCAGCGTTGTGGGAGAAATACCTTGGCGATTTTGAAACGAGCCCGCACGTCAGCCCCGCGATTGTGCCAGGAAAGCGTGGCGGCAATAGCCATCCCGATTGGGCCGTTGCGCAAGTTTTGATCGCTTGGGAGCGATACCTGCACGACGGTGACGAACAAACGTTGACGCAACACTATCGGCGGATGCAACGTTTCCTCGATCACTTTTGGTCCAAACGCAACGAGGACGGGATCATCACATCGGGCTACGGCGATTGGTGCGATCCGGTACGAAAACCCGGACAACCGCGTGAAGGCGGGCGCGGAACACCCCAGCAAACACCACCCGCGATTACGTCGACGGCTCTGTTCGTGTATGCCGCCGATTTGATGAGTCGGATCGCGGCGATGGTGGGTGAGCCCAACACTTCACAGACCTACCGCGACTGGCGAGACCAAGCCGCACGGTCATTCCACGCTGTTTTTTTTGATTCTCAATCGCAGACCTATGGCAGCCAAACTGCTGACGCGATGGCATTGTCGTTCGGCATCGTACCGGCATCGGATCAAGCCGCGGTCGCACGATCACTCAATCGAGATGTTCTTGATAACTGGAAAGGCCACGCATCGGTCGGTGCACTCGGGCATCGCTGGCTTTATCCTGCGCTCAGCGATGCGGGTTATGGCGAAACGGCGCTCGGGACTTTCTATGCGCAAGGTCATCCCGGATATTTCTATCTGTTTGATGAATTACGTGGAACCAGTTTGTGGGAACGCAAGGGAGCGTTTGATCCGGCCACGATGACCGCCCCGGTTCGATCACTAAGCCATCCCTTTCAAGGCGGTTATGATGCCTGGTTCTATCAAGGACTCGGCGGGATTCGCCCCGATCCTCAAGCTGCTGGGTACAAGCACTTCTTTTTGCATCCCTGTTTCGCAAAGCCTCTCGATTGGGTCCGAGTGGACTTCGACTCTCGGTACGGACCGATCCAAAGTCATTGGGCTCGTGAATCAATTGACGGAGTCGAGAAGATTCGATGGACAATCGCCGTTCCGCCGAACACCTCCGCGACGATCCATCTTTCAGGAAATGAAAACGATGGTCGCCTCCTGGAACCTGGCCAACACGTTTTGTTGATTCGTTAACGCTTGCAGCAAGTCCGTCGGACAGCTTTTCCGCAGCTTTCCGACACCACCGAACCATCCAACCATAATTGGCAAGCAATGTGTTTGCCACGATTTATCGAAGCGACACTCACGGAGTTTTACGTGCGAACGATTTTTCTACCCTGTTTCGCGATCTTGCTGTCTGCGACTTCTTCGCTCGCGGCCGAGCGACCGAATGTGATCGTCGTCTTCACCGATGACCACGGTTACGCCGATCTCGGATGCCAAGAGGTGTTCAATGATCTCAAAACACCACACCTTGATGCACTGGCCAGCGGTGGTATTCGGATGACGGATGGTTATTGCACCGCACCGCAGTGCGTGCCGTCACGCGGCGGATTGATCAGCGGCCAGTATCAAACCAAGTGGGGTTTGGAATCAAATCCGCAATTCAAAGATGCGGCGATCATGGAGCGGTTTGATCAACTGCAGACCGTTCCCGAGCGTTTGAAGAAAGCGGGGTACGTCACCGCCATGGCGGGTAAGTGGCACTTAGGCGAAGACAACGCGGAAGCGATCGCGAAAAACGGATTCGACAAAGTCTTTTTCAAGCACAGCAATGCTCCCGGTCATTGGAACATGAACTTGCAAGGCGAGGATATTCCGCCGCAGGTGCAAAAAGGGGGCGGTTACCATTTGGATTTGATCTCTTCGTTCGCCGTTGCGTTCATCAACCGCTTCAAAGACGTTCCGTTCTTTCTCTATCTCGCCTACCGCGCTCCTCACGTTCCGCTCGATGCACCACAGCATTATCTGGATCGCTTTCCCGGCGAGATGCCGGAGCGACGACGCCAGGCGCTTGCGATGTTATCGGCCGTGGATGACGGGGTTGGACGCGTTGTGTCCACGCTGAATTCCCCGGCCCTTCGCGGCAGCGGATTGGGCTGCTGCGGCTTGCTTCACCGATTCCACCCACGGTTGCCCATAGATCGGCTCGATTTTGTTCCAATCGAACCGCTGGTACAGTGCTTTACGAAGGGAGCTTTGCCCCGAGAAAATTGATCGCCTCACGCTGTCCGAACCGCATCCGCGAAATGGTCAGCAACGTTTTCCAAGTTGGCTGCATTGAGGCTCCGACACGCCCGTCCGATATCTTCGGATGTCACCCCAGGTGACACCCCTGAACCGAAAAACGGCTCGATTTCCCCTTTCTCAGGTGATTTTGAGAGTTTCCGGGGGCTAAAGAAAATGGCCACCGCAACGCAGGTTATTCCCCCTGATTGCGATGGCCCCGTCGTTCAATTGCTTAGGCTTATCCTCGCTTCGCTCAGTTAGTTCTTGGCGTGGCCAACTGCAGGAACGAACTAGACCGTCAAGCAGTTTCCAGATTGCGTTTCAGCTCGTCGATCAGTTGCGATGCCTGTCGAATTGATAGTTTGGCGACGGTAGAGACGCCGAAGCGATCAGGCAGGGCCTGTGCCAGTTCCATGCCCTGCTGTTTAGCCATGGCGTAGATTGCCTTGATCTGTTTTTCCGTTGCCGCCCGAGAATTCCGTGAGCTCTCGGTGGTTGTCCCACTAGAGCTGGGTTCTCCTTGCTCGGCATGGCTGGTCGCTGTGCCCTCGAGTGTACGCTGGCAGATTCCCAACATCTTCATCAATCGGGTTGGCAAGTTGGCTTCTTCCGATTCATTGCCACTGAGCTCAATGCTGCAGCCTTTCGCTTGATTCGTGAGCCGCAGTGTTAAGTGAAGGTTCATTCGATTCCTCTTCAGGTAGGGATAGGATTGGGGAGAACAGCCGAAAGCTCACCGGCGAGCAGATTCAGCGTGGTGTCTTGATCGAGTGGCAGATTCCGCAGCCAGCGTGTGAACTGGTGGACCATCAGCCCTGCTGCGATCGAAGCGGCGTAGATCGTGCCGTGTGACGTGCAGGTGCCCTGCTGGGCATCTGCAGCGGTGAACAACGTGTTTGCGTAGTGATCCGACGAGGGGACGTTGTGAGCGGCTAGCACGCGAATGACTTCGCCTAACATCCGTCCGTCAACAAACAGTTCGACTCGCCCCCGCACGCTCCGCCAAATGGCGGAGCGTGCGGTGATCGAGTCGACACAGCAGAACATCACGTCGCCAGTGCTCTGCTTCGCTCGGTAGCGATCGACAACCTTGTCGATCTTGATCATGGGATCAATCTGTTCGATCGCCTGTGACGTTGCCGCCACTTTTGTCTTGCCGATGTCGGACGCAAGGTAGCCTTGTGTCGTGACATTGGTCTTTTCAACCGTGTCGAAGTCGACCAGTTGAATTCGGCGAACGCCGATCGACGCCAGCTGCAACGCAACCTGGCGTCCGATGGCTCCGACTCCGATCACCGTGACTGCAAGCCCTGACAAGCGGTCTGCCGGGACGAGAGCAGATTGGCGAACAAAGCGATCTTGAGCCTCCGTCATGATGCCACCCACTCCGTTGCGTGCCATCGCAGAGCATCCACTTCCATGGGCTCGGACTCCAGAGTAAACGGATCGTCCACGGTGGACTGTGCCCTAGCGAATGGGTCATGAATGCGAACGTTGGCGTCATATTCGTCCAGCCATCCGTCGGGATCCGATGCGGGGAAGTCAGTTGAATAGTCAACATCGACTGCCAATCGCACCGAGGCACCGGGACCGGTGTTGAAACGCAAGCGCCCATAGGTCGCTCCGTTCTTCGCCAAGATGAGCATCACGGCCCAGTCGGGAGTAGCGAACGATCGATCAAATGTCTCCTCATCGGTTCCGCTAGGCATGGCCGAACATCCGGGATGGGTGTGGATCCATATCCGTGCGAACTGGTCTGGAGTGCGTCCAGCATCAACTTGG is drawn from Novipirellula artificiosorum and contains these coding sequences:
- a CDS encoding RNA polymerase sigma factor — translated: MSDFQNLTPEQVTKHLLHEQASLTAYAYAVTHNYHLAEDVFQDVCVKAVSQCDHFDSLEHLSNWFRTSSRNHAITLIRSKEGRYVGLSPEMLATMEGEWAKTNTAGDYRSEALNGCLEHLPAKSQKIMAMRYQENRSGEEIAEFMGTKVDSAYQAITRIHRALRDCVGQRLRMEP
- a CDS encoding glycosyl hydrolase, which gives rise to MHKTRFVIQIRMVILTAVGWLSLCSLVAADQPELSDKFREPPASARPRTWMHAMSGNMSKAGLTKDLEAMADAGIGGIILFNVTHTIPKGNVIFHSDRHTELTCHAARECERLGLSFGMHNCDGWTSSGGPWVTPEISMKQVVHRMRVVKGGARVEFDLPQPTARHDFYRDIAVLAYPALASELADARVTRLVTSSDPQFDVALATDGRIDRRSKLDASPQRPGWVQFDFGRPHAIRSVFMNMEKAIAPKGDTWLETSDDGEDFRKIGELKLQRQGKREHGFDDVFPAGITARFFRVITEIPFEISEIELSATHRIGKPLARTSLYRLEDHRLPDIGASEPGMVIDPSAIIDLSEEMDDAGKLTTTLPPGDWTIMRFGYTVTGAVNSPASDEGRGLEVDKMNRAALDVHYDSYVGKVIRACKDIAPGALQYMEIDSYEVGGQNWTRGYEDQFQQAHGYELIPFLPLYAGRFVDSAETSDDVCWDIRRFNSKLMTDNYFGHFTERCHQDGLISYIEPYSFNAAFNELDAARHADIPMGEFWMHQRFQTETAVSGGRIYGKKVISSESFAANSDLNWKGHPGLMKLTGDRAWTLGINEFMFHRFAHQANTHVTPGMTMAIWGSHIDRTQTWWSNMGKAWLQYIARGSYLLRQGNPVSDLLVFVGDGASSSTVTRSSFKPAIPAAVNFDCISTHALVHRVKAKEGKSLLPDGTMYQMLVLHNTDTLSLSSLKKIADLSEQGVVVVGKRPQRMGGHAVNISAREEFARLCSEVWQRETTYEDYDWSRIYREQNLRFDLVIGERTDITYIHRRTTDADIYFFFNPDSSQRTFDCQFNVRGRIPEQWDPATGQIRKLGQFSQAQETTRVPVTLDPEGSAFIVFRESTEGVDPVVSMTGDIAPMCNVRLTREHRPELVASKNGMLSVEMRSGRRVNLVVKNIDEPIVVDGPWQVSFEQHYGYDATLVFPSLLDWKDHLSNEVKHYSGTATYQTSFSIEPEMIAPDHSLELDLGRVEVSAGVRVNGKEYGVLWKSPYRVDISDAIMPGENQLTVEVTNLWINRLVGDAKLPDTSGYDVRQPLMPDWYSNNQKPPDSQRLTFTTYPHVKASDSLVPSGLIGPVRLFTKKTNALD
- a CDS encoding FecR domain-containing protein; translation: MMQKKPSQVDEFERQVVRFQAGAMTQEEINAFESQLRTDERKRLIYLRIEKQSAEIARLMKRQINLHGGSCDRVVVLPQRNWLSHPTTRKSIWIGITVAIALVITWASVPEQGQQRPELTEPIRLASSSARITYSDNATWSSANAGAPVAGVDLKTRTSYHLTSGSVRLQMAGGGIVSLEGPSAFKILDQQQIDLIHGRMAAWSPNETNGLTVQVGNLGIRDPGTAFGVYAAARKDVELSVFDGSLELELRPTESRLDSQRPPERSTKTISEGEAVTISRDASTANSIEFDSEPYAQLWPLTVGIDSVSHLIDFVPPQTGFKLAALASDDRLFLFPERLNLTLTAPMAVDLARDPDAKQAVTWPKFEQDSDVPVVPAGRVLSSYLLVFRPKTKDRSTYRSLSGSITFEKPIAAVSVRGKRLELSERIFGRPDVDYDSWRRRSLEDRASGIAKAPADRIAISADGHRLNFELNVDFNPDHIRVLVDHTAGQGEQ